actgttcaacatttttacagattttgacatctgatcaagtttggattgtaacatgataatttcactattcagttcagatatagtttcactaagccctttgttatcagcctccaactgagctatgtatttcttctgcttttcaccttgttgacacacttcagcacttctgatacacagctttctgtaggaggttgccagctcttcaaaggatagctcatcttcactagaatcttcatcagaattgcaaactccagtaagggctgtgacatgtttggctgattcttcttcaaaatcactctcagaatcttcatcagaccaggagactgacaatcctttcttttgtttcttgagataagtagggcattcagctctaatatgtccatacccttcacatccatgacattgaatccctttgctGTGATTGTACGTTTAgctcttctgccagagtcataagatctattgatgtcagatgagatgttcttggcattaggtcttggcttctgatccattcttctcataattttgttgaattgtttgccaagcatagctatagattcagatagattctcttctctactttcctctacttcttcttgagagttggacacaaaagctatgcttttgttcttcttttcagaattttcactgattcccatctcaaaggtttgaagagatccaattaactcttctaccttcattttgctgatgtcctgtgcctcttctatagccgtaactttcatatcaaatctcttaggtagggatctaagaatttttctcaccagcttttcatcagacattttctctcccaaagctcctgaggtattagcaatatccagtatattcatatgaaaatccttaatactttcatcatccctcatccttagattttcaaactttgtagttagcagttgaagtcttgacatcttcactttggaggtgccctcatgagtagtcttgagggtatcccagacatctttggctagttcacattGGTGCACCAGTCTGAAAATATtcctgtcaattccattgaataaagcatttaaggctttagagttgccaagcgccaatgcctcttcatctttgtcccattcttcctctggtttaagagctttcttgccatctttatcagtaataacaggatgttcccatcctttgttcacagctctccatgctttactatccacggatttcagaaaagccaccatgcgaggtttccaataattataattagaaccatccagaatgggtggtctaatcacaaatccaccaccttctttgtccatagtaccagaaaatactgtccctagatctcacccagtaaaaacaggcagggtgcctgctctgatgccaattgaaattctggactcagacacgtgatgtctaacaggatgtcacgacattactatctgaacGTTTTTACACAAAAGAACAAAGAGTAAAcagaaaaacaacacaggaaagttgttaacccagttcggtgcaaacacacctacatctgggggctaccaagccagggaggaagtccactataagtaatatcaattaaaggtaatacaaatcaagattacgcctttcacttaatatctacccaatgcaacttcaatctaaacaacttagaccagagatcctactcactccccctcaatcacagcagtgatgaaaactaaccaacgaataacaaaagaagacactcttcaaggacacaacttgatcttgcttaaaagctttgatcaagtacaatagtactcttgcttaaaagctttgagtacttcttacaactcaaaacaaaacgcctagaccaagacaatcatcatgatgattgtttggcttacaagaaagctacaacgaaagacttaaaaaacaaagaactcttaaagtttctcaaacaaaaaccctaacGTCAACAGCAGCACCTGCGTGGAATAAATAGCCTTCATACAatacagcagctgggccttggatctaCAAAAtagttttaaccctaataaaactaatctccataaatcaaggaactaataataataatcatccaagacgtccttgaaacagatcagaatccatcattaccaaataaagcgcataggatcttatcagatcacataaccataaatagtaatagaaaagaacgaacagctgcgaatgtcatgacatcggccttgacatcaggtaaaggcctgcataagaaaAGACTTCACAATAgcagaatgcatgtcatgacaccagttttgacaagatagaaccacaactagttttaccaaaaattacagccaatcaacaacatctacagatTTCATCTCTCAATACTAACCACTATAGAGTAAAGGTTGTactcttcattttattttatttttttgaaaatttagtaTACTTCTATTGTAGTATtcagattttttttttcattttagttTTTCTCTGCTAATAtatgtttttatgtttgtttgtcattttgttttaatatttttaggagAATAATCCAGaacagtaaaaaaaaaatatatatcttctACAACTATCAATTTATCTATTCTTTGGTGTCCTCCGCCCTTGGGATGGGTTAAAGTTAATATCGACGGTGTGGCTCGTGGTACTCCAGTTACTATGGcatgtggtggtatttatagagaTAACAATGCTATTTATTTAGGAAGCTTTTGTGATTATATAGGAGAAGAAAATTCTGAATTGGCTGAGCTTTGGGTAGCCATGCTTGCTATTGAGAAAGCTGTTAGTTTGGGATGGAGGATGTTTTGGATTGAAACAAATTGTTTACTTGTGGTGAAAGCCTTCTCCGATCCGGCTCTTGTTCCTTGGAAAATAAGATCTCGTTGGCGCCGTTGTCATGATTTGTCGCAAAGTATAGATTTCATGATATCGCATATTTATCgggaagccaatttttgtgctgaTTATCTGGCGAATATAGGGCATAGTAGTAGATCTTTTTGTTGGTTTAGGTTTGTTCATCCTTTTATTGTAAAGGATTACCTTTTAGACAGGGATGGTATACCTAAATTTAGGCTCTTTCGTTAAGGGGTCTTGGCTTGGTCTCCCTTGTGTTTCTTTGTGTAatccttttttttgttttaataatattttcagcttattaaaaaaaatatatgattttaagcAGCAACTTTTACAATCAATTATAATCTTTGGAGTCTATTTAAATCATTAACTATTATAAATAAACTCTCTAAGATTGTCTtatagtttaaaaaatatattagtaaTTCTGAAGCAGTTTTATGATTGAGTTTACAAAACTTTATATCTTTCTTAAATTAGTTTTCGTGAGCATATCACAACAAGTCATCATAGAGTTCAGGAACACATAATTGAAGCCTTATCTATAATTTATAACTAAAAAAAccctttattttattgttttaattataaatgaaatagTGTGTGATTAGTAACTTCCGTCGGTTATCAAAATTGTGGGTCATATTCGCATTAATCAAAAGTGTTACCAGGTCACTTTCTCATGAACaattactttcttttttttaaatttgaagatAGAGACATACATGTAGAATAAATACTTCATACTACATAGTGATTtaactttaaattaaaaaatataatttcttaCATAAAAAATAGAATTTCTTACATAGTGATACTTCATATTTTATTCTTGATTGCACATTAAAAAATAGACAGACATATATGAGAGTATATCACAAAATTttacataaataaattaaattaaaatcaaaattaaataaaaatatatacatttatATTTTGACACATGTACTCACTAAAAAAATCAGATAAATATAGTTAAAACATAAATGTAATTTCACGTGAGCATTTCCCTAGAATATTTCGCTCTTTGGGTAGAGGGATACTCTCAATAGGATTTCCACCAAAGATCAATTGGTTAGACGGGGGATTTTGACAGATACTAAAGATACCTGTTGCGTTTTCTGCTTTAGGGAAGATGAATTCAAGTCGCATCTTTTTCAGTATTGTGAGTTCACAACTAGAATTTGGAGTTTGCTTGGATAGGCATAAATCTGGTTTTATCTTTGTATTGGACGAAATATCCCTTATACTCCTTTTATTGAATTATTGTctattaaaaaaacttttttgTCTTATTCGTATTTTAAGTTTTAGATAAAATTTAATACTCAATATCAGACTCCTGGATGTAGATCACTACATGCGCGGTGAGGGAGGGAGGGAGAGAAAGAGATTgcatataaaaaaatttacacatAAAATATTCATTAAAATTTTGATGTTGTGCGCATTAAAAAAGCGGACAAACGGGCACGGGAGTGTCCGTTTGAACGCTAGTATCTTATAAATGCCTTCATGTAATATGGTCAATGTTAATGCCATTTGATATAAATTTCCTCAATTTCTCTCTCTACCTCAATATCTCATATTTCCCCATCATctcaaattttctattttatcCATTGATTCACCTACAAGCTTTGTGCTTGTTCCAACACCACTAAGATGTACATGGAATTTTTAGTGCATTAATATGAACTTATTGACGTAAGTGACTTTAAGATAGGTGACGTAACAGGTAACTAttccacatattcaaacttctgacTCCACTCAACTTTAATATTATTCATATTAACTATCTCTAATTGAGAGAAAAATTCagaaagaactcttccatatgGTATGTGGAAAGTCATTTCCTCTCGAGAGATGATTATCATTTTCTATAAGAATTTAAAAATGGTAAAAGGAAGTACAAGAGATGTTTGTTATTCCAAGTAAGCGTTTCTAGTTGTTTCTCTCTTGGACGGAGATTTAACCCTAGAAGTTGATACCATGGGACTAGAGTAGCAGGACTATTGAGGTTATCGTAGTTGGCATAAATTCGGCAAAGGTGGGTTGAATAGACATTATTGAATCTATAATGTTCAAGACAATTACCTTTCTCTTCACGTTTATTGTCTGAGCAATAAGTGATGGAGTAATGGTGATAGGAGAGCCATTGACATGGGATTGGATTGACTCAGCATCATTGACAACAGAGTCATTTAACTAGAACACTTCAGGGAGATTAATATAGATGGATCCATGAAGAGTATGTCAAAGTAGCCATTCAACTTTtgtttggaaatatttttttcttaaatcagaacatttgtcttccaaatcaaCAAACTTTTCATTGACAACGAACAAAAGATTTgcattcattttttaataaaagaaaagaCTTTGAAATTAGGTTTGAAGAGACAAAAAATTGGAAATGAGACGTTGAAAATATGAATAATGTTTAAATAGTGGAGGATAGGAAGCTCCAACGCCTCTTTACGTTACGTTTTGAATATGGATGATCATTTCTATTCTAGTGACATGATTCCAATGCGCGCCACGTTTTAGAAATAGAACCACATCTTACCTCGAATTTTCTTAAAACTACAAGAAAAAACAATTCAGGATTGCACCTCTTTAATTTCTAACTCTAGCCAACTTGTTAAATAAATTTGATTAATTATCTACTCCCCGGTCACAATTATAAAGTCAAAATAACTACTTTCATACggattaaaaaaattagttatgtataattaattttcttgatttcatgtttaaattaaataaaatttactaTATTATCCTTAATTATATTTGATGAATCAATTatcaatattaaatatttttgatttaaaTTAAGGGTATAATAGTAATACAAGTATTAATTAGTCACAAAGTTAATGATTTTTGCTTATAACAATAACAATGACTAAaacttaagttttttttattttttataatagtgATAGGAAGGAGTACCTATTAATTATGAATTTTTCTCATTACATAAATTTATTAGCTGCAAATATTCTACCATTTCTTCGTATTAATTATGAATTTTTCTCATTTACATAAATTTATTAGCTGCAAATATTCTACCATTTATTCGTAAATAATTAAAGAATATCATGTAGATAGTGCGTTTAGTTTAAGAATCAAGAGAGGGAGAATGCAAATGTTTGATATGTCTCCACCCAAACAAGACAAGATGATGTAATGAGACAATTGCATTATCAAGAGTGGGGATCACAAAATAAAGTGGATTTATATCATAGTAATTCTATGAGAATATATAATGTACAAGCATGAATACGACAATGATGCTTTTTCGGAAATTAAATGATTTATTATACTAAGAcaaaaatctaataataatattgattttgTTGAGAATAAAGATTTGTCACAAAgaataataacaacaagaataaaTGGTCTCAAGTAATAAAACAATTTATCAAACAATATAAGCAAATTCAcaataaataagaagaagaaaaatgtcaAGTACATATGTCGATAATGGTGGATCTCTTGTAACAGAATGCAAAAACCAGTGCAAAGAGGAGAAAATGatacatgaagaagaagaagaagataaccgAAATATTGTTACATTCAATGAATAGAGTTCTATGTTCTATCATACACAAGATATCAGctaccaatatatatatatatatatatatatatatatatatatatatatatatatatatatatatatatatatatatatatatatatatatatatatatatatatatatatatatataaaagctaATAACTCCCCTCAAGTTAGATTGTGGAGGCCGCAGAGTCCCAACTTGGTCATGATAGAGGAAAAAGCTGGGGAatgaatgttagaacaagaattgttctgatcaatattcttagttttgatgataacaatgtatatgaattttatataagataatgtggtactctaatcctatacattttccatttcaggaaatatataaagagtatgcacaattcagcgcaagaagcactgactcagaaggttcaagtatgcaacatcagaacatgctctggcaagacatcagaagatggtcaagcagaatcagaacatggtctactgaagcatcagaagaacttgagatcagaagcagaagcactgaagttcttatggtatcacgctagaagcacttcaaggtcagaagacaagaagatgctctgcaccaagctgtattgactctgaatattcaaacattgtatctacaaagatcaaatcagaatcaagtacaagatggcaagctacgctgactgacaaaaggaacgttagaagctattaaaggcaaagtcagtaaaagcaggaaaaccaagactcgaggtagttgacaaaagagtgaaacattaaatgcaatgctgtacagatcacgcaacgcattaaatgctcccaacggtcatcttctcaaaacgcctataaatagtgaagttctgatcagaagcaaggttacgaattcacGAACTCTTTGCACAAACTTGCTAAAACGATgttgaatcaaaagctatcaaacttcatcttcaacctcacttcattgtaatatcttagtgagatttgagctttgaacttaagagaaatatcacagttgtgattaacgcttattaagaagcattgtaaaactcttgtaatatttgttacattcatttgtaaaagaactagagaagatcaagttgtgatcggattctctagaagtcttagaaggtatctaagcattgttttcctagagtgatcaaggtgtgatcagaatactatagaagacttagaaggtatctaagtggaaaaccattgtaatcaagactgattagtggattaaatcctcaggtgaggttaattactctaagggggtggactggagtattttcgttaacaacaaaccaggataaaaatcattgtgcaattgttttcatcttaagagtttttaaagtcacacttattcaaaccccccctttctaagtgattttctatccttcaattggcatcagagcgccggttctaaggtgcaagcacttaaccgtgttagaaaatattcaggaagagaaaaacacactGCTTAAATGGCCGGTGAAAAAGATACATctatgatcggtcaccatttctacttaatttcgtcataaattcggcataagatcgtcatacttggtaacactttgtggttgtttttaagtgtttttctttgattcatctagttctagttattttgtgtgcattttgtttttgtgccatttatctttgtctattaggtgcttttgatctctctacttggtggttgtaggttaattctggatcagatggaaattgcacaagtgttggtgtaaaagaagctgaaaatcgtgacaagcgtgtagtattttgatcataactggagcttcctAACtcagaatgacgcggttccggtggaaaaattttgctaacgaaaagggctacaactttgatgttgaagtcaaatccAAATTATGAAGTCAGAGtccgacacggtcagaccgtgtcagatGACACGAccgtgtccaacctgctgaagaattctcctcaaaagtggcagaagctgacacggtcagcccgtgtcaagtgacacggccgtgtcagcctgtgcggacagaaATTCTGTATTTTTTATGTTGTGATACTTTTAAAGTCCCGGGGGCATTTTTGGTATTCTGGCtgggatctgaaaacctagagaagtTAAAAGGGagttgagagacaaggagaaggcacttttggagatcatacgatagaaaatcacagaagagagaagatagcttcatcaagggtttcggagacggagagattcaacagtggacaccattgaagatcaaagttcccaattatctttgtaatgtctaaattctttactttgtctttcttgaatataatgagaggctaaac
The sequence above is drawn from the Vicia villosa cultivar HV-30 ecotype Madison, WI unplaced genomic scaffold, Vvil1.0 ctg.000747F_1_1, whole genome shotgun sequence genome and encodes:
- the LOC131630904 gene encoding uncharacterized protein LOC131630904, yielding MACGGIYRDNNAIYLGSFCDYIGEENSELAELWVAMLAIEKAVSLGWRMFWIETNCLLVVKAFSDPALVPWKIRSRWRRCHDLSQSIDFMISHIYREANFCADYLANIGHSSRSFCWFRFVHPFIVKDYLLDRDGIPKFRLFR